CCCAGATGGAGCTGAACAAGGTACCCGGTTTTGTGCGGGGTAAGGTGAAACGCAACACCGAGAAATTTGCCCGTGAACGGGGTTTGACCGAGATCAGCGTGGAAGTGATGTACGCTGCCAAAGAGGCTGCCGGGGCCTAATTGGTGCGCACCACTACCCGCACGGGATCTGACAGACTTACCACAGGCGGATTGCTATAGCTGCTGCCTACCTGCAAAAAAACCGTGAAGGAAGCAGGCAAACTCGGCTGCTGAGTGGGCTCCTGCGGCAGAAGACTGACACCGTTGCTGCTGCTCGACCCACAGCCAGCCAAAATCAGGCCTAATCCTAACCCAATTGCGAGCTTACTCATCATTAACCTCACTATTAACTTCACTGCAAAACCACTTGAAAACCGATTGACCCACTCACCCCCGCCGGGATCCCATCGGGCAGAGTCACCACCACCGCTCCGTTGCGATTGGTTCCCTGACAAGCGGCAGGAACGGGTTGCCCAGCCGGGATGAACTGTGTTGTGAAATCTCGGCTGGCCACCCCAGCGATTATCACTTGGGTACTCGCCTGCAGCGGCAGTTGCGGTGAGCTGAAGGCCAGTCCCTCCGGCACCAGCACACACACTTGCACCGGAACCCGAATTGGCCCACCCAAGTTGCGAAAATCAAAGACTACCCCCCGCAACTGGTTGGCCTGCACCTCCAAAGTCGGGATCCCCTCTTGCCGGGTTTCTTGCACAATCAACCGGGCAGGATCCCAAACCAAACGACCCGCCGGGGGACGGTTGGGGGATTCTGGGGTCGGGGTGGGAGTTGGTTCAGGGGTCGGGGTAGCTGTGGGTGTCGGGGTGGGAGTTGGTTCAGGGGTCGGGGTAGCTGTGGGCGTCGGTGTCGGGATTGGCGTGGGTGTGGGCTCGGGTGTCGGGGTGGGAGTTGGTTCAGGGGTCGGGGTAGCTGTGGGCGTCGGTGTCGGCTCGGGTTCTGTCAGAGCACTTTCAAAGGCCCCGATATCGCAGGTGGTGCTAGCCGGCTGGGGACGAGTCACCCCTCTTTGGTCGAGGTTATTGATAGGGGCTGCTGCACAGATACCAGGGTCTGCGGCCTCTAGGGCGGGGCTATTGGCTACCAAGGCCAGGGTCAGAACCGGTGTTCCCGGCAGAACCCCAGCAAAGATCGTGGTGCCATTGGCAGCTAGGGTGGTCTGCAGAACCGTGGAAATAGCCCCAGTTGGCACAATGTTCCCTGCCACGGGGCAACCACCAGCATTGCCACTGACGCCAAAGACATTCTTGCTGCCGCTGATGCTGCCGGAACATTCTTCATTGCCGGCAGAACCCGTGTTGCCAGCGATAATACTGTTGTTCACCGTCGCTGCGGTAACGGCACGGATCCCGCCGCCGCCGAAGTTTGCGCTATTGCCACTCAGGGTGCTGTTGCTCACCGTTGCGGTATTGGCACGGATCCCGCCGCCATCGAAGTTTGCGCTATTGCCACTCAGGGTGCTGTTGCTCACCGTCGCGGTAACGGCAAAGATCCCGCCGCCATAACTGCCTGCGCTATTGCCACTCAGGGTGCTGTTGCTCACCGTCGCGGTAACGGCAATGATCCCGCCGCCATCGAAGTTTGCGCTATTGCCACTCAGGGTGCTGTTGCTCACCGTCGCGGTAACGGCAATGATCCCGCCGCCATCGTCTCCTGCGCTATTGCCACTCAGGGTGCTGTTGCTCACCGTTGCGGTATAGGCACGGATCCCGCCGCCATCGTCTCCTGCGCTATTGCCACTCAGGGTGCTGTTGCTCACCGTTGCGGTATAGGCATAGATCCCGCCGCCATCGTCTCCTGCGCTATTGCCACTCAGGGTGCTGTTGCTCACCGTTGCGGTATAGGCATAGATCCCGCCGCCCACGTCTCCTGCGCTATTGCCACTCAGGGTGCTGTTGCTCACCGTCAGGGTGGTGCCGCTACCTGCCCGGATGCCACCACCGTCGCCAGCAGTGTTTCCATTGCTGATGGTCAGTCCCTCAATCTCTACACTGAGGTTATTCCCAATATCAAACACCCGAACTAAATTATTCCCACTTACCTCTAGGTCGGTTGCTCCTGGCCCGTCAATCACCACATCTTCAGTAATCGTCGGTAAGGCAGTGACCAGGGTAATGATTCCTGTGACG
This is a stretch of genomic DNA from Synechococcus sp. Nb3U1. It encodes these proteins:
- a CDS encoding choice-of-anchor Q domain-containing protein — protein: MLLLLGSPLATLVLWAGMAEAATITVNSLDQGSVAGQCTLRDAIEAANTNAAVQGCTAGDSLPTVDTIDFSVTGIITLVTALPTITEDVVIDGPGATDLEVSGNNLVRVFDIGNNLSVEIEGLTISNGNTAGDGGGIRAGSGTTLTVSNSTLSGNSAGDVGGGIYAYTATVSNSTLSGNSAGDDGGGIYAYTATVSNSTLSGNSAGDDGGGIRAYTATVSNSTLSGNSAGDDGGGIIAVTATVSNSTLSGNSANFDGGGIIAVTATVSNSTLSGNSAGSYGGGIFAVTATVSNSTLSGNSANFDGGGIRANTATVSNSTLSGNSANFGGGGIRAVTAATVNNSIIAGNTGSAGNEECSGSISGSKNVFGVSGNAGGCPVAGNIVPTGAISTVLQTTLAANGTTIFAGVLPGTPVLTLALVANSPALEAADPGICAAAPINNLDQRGVTRPQPASTTCDIGAFESALTEPEPTPTPTATPTPEPTPTPTPEPTPTPIPTPTPTATPTPEPTPTPTPTATPTPEPTPTPTPESPNRPPAGRLVWDPARLIVQETRQEGIPTLEVQANQLRGVVFDFRNLGGPIRVPVQVCVLVPEGLAFSSPQLPLQASTQVIIAGVASRDFTTQFIPAGQPVPAACQGTNRNGAVVVTLPDGIPAGVSGSIGFQVVLQ